Below is a genomic region from Thalassophryne amazonica chromosome 3, fThaAma1.1, whole genome shotgun sequence.
TTTGTATACAAAAGCTTTAAGCTATCATACACACAAGTTTCAGGAACTCTgtcccctggtggccacaattagaGCTAAAATGTACTCCCCACCGCACATGTCTGAGGTCTTGGTGAGGTGACCTTGAGTACAAAGTTCCATATTGATACACAAATTATGTCAAGATATTGCATACAAACATGCAGAAGTGTACAGacagtgcattcggaaagtattcacagtgcttcacttcttcCGCATTTCGCAGCCAGTCTCCTGTGTAAgcttgatcccgtcagatctcagaagctaagcagtgcgggacctggttagtacttggacggCAGACCTCTTTGGAACGCCAGCAGCTgtttttctccaggtaaaactggagttgcgtcaggaagggcatccgacgtagaACTTGTACCaactaccaatgtggatctgactatccgctgtggagaccccgaacacaaaacgcgagcagccgaatggacaacacttTTCCGCATTTTTatgatgttacagcattattccagttGCAatactaaaggcaccttgacacttgcacgaatttgatccccacactgccacACAATTAGTCAAGCCAATGCATCCTTgtgcggtggagaacgcatttggaatgtcGTCTGAAATAATGATATACTGTATATTGAAATGGATTGGTCAAACAGTTGCATTGTCATTCCTTCTCATTAGTTAGatcatgtatctgtaaaattatatttattatagatgtaacagctCATCATAATCGTTCACATGCCCTGCGTGCAACGATATGcggtgacacgcagtgttttcgaataggtttcCAAATGTTCACGacgagttcacaaaattaatgcagacCAGGTGTTTGCACTTTTACGCAGCTGCACACAGTTTATGGCGCGTTTACTCTTGTGTGATAGATCAAATTCgtgtaagtgtcaaggtgccatAAAAGCCATGTGGCAGCATGCCTGATGTTTGCCAAAAGGAAATAAATGCCACGAGAAATAAAATGCTTtgatttgatgagacaaagattaaactctttggtgtgaatgccaggcatcatgtttggaggaaaccagacaccatccctacagcgaagcatggttgtggcagcatcatgcggtggggatgtttttcagtggcaggaactgggagactagtcaggaatgagggaaagatcaattcagcaatgtacagagacatcctggatgaaaacctgctccagagtgctcttgacctcagactggggcgatggttcatctttcagcaggacaatgaccctgagcacacagccaagatatcaaaggagtggtttcgggacaactctgtgaatgtccttgagtgtcccatccagagcccagacctgaatccgattgaacatctccggagagatctgaaatggctgtgcactgacactctccagccaacctgatggagcttcagatgtgctgcaaagaggaatgggaaaaactgcccaaaggtagggGCACCAAGCCCGTGGcatcatatcaaatcaattttatttatatagcgctaaatcacaacaaacagttgccccaaggcgctttatattgtaaggtaaaagccatacaataattacagaaaaaccccaacggtcaaaacgaccccctatgagcaagcacttggcgacagtgggaaggaaaaactcccttttaacaggaagaaatctccagcagaaccaggctcagggaggggcagtcttctgctaggactggttggggctgccaaaggtgcatcaactaagtattgagcaaagggtgtgaatacttgcttacacgtgatttcttagttttttatttttaataaatttgcagagaagaacttttttttcatgttgtcattacggggtgttgtaAGTGCaatttttgaggggaaaaaaatttatttcatccattttggaataaggctataacatagcaaaatgggggaaaagtgaagcgctgtgaatactttccggatgcaccgtatggaGTTGAGCAGTTTTTAGACCTGCTCTGCACTCTGATAAAGGTTAACAGAAAAAACCCTGTTCCGTAATGTACCATGGACTTATTCTACTATCCTGACCTTGCCGCCTTGGTCCCGGCTGCGGACACGGAGCTTGTTGACCTGGGATTCTGCCATGTCAGCTCTCTCCTCTGCATCGTCAAGCTCATGCTGGAGCTTCCTGTACTTAGACAGGTTGGTGTTTGCCTGCTCCTCCTGCAGAGTGGAGGAAAGCAGTGAAAGTTTTCCTTTTACTGTCCAATAAGGTCTCATTTTCAAAGTTGTCACGAGCAGTGACAAGTAGACGACTGGACTAAACTGACTGACCGCTTCATCATTTGCACCTTCCAGAAACTCCATGCATTTCGGTGTGTTGACTTCATGAAGGCGTTAACACATTAAAATGGCAATTACAGAAGTTACTTTAAAGGTTGAGTGATGTTGGCACTGGTTCAAGTATATAACTGCTGAtctgctgggattttcacacacaaccatctccagACACGGGTATGAAAATGAACAACCAACCAGTGAGCAGCGGTTCTCTGGGTGAAAATGCCATGTTGATGGCAGAGGTCAGACAAGAATAGACAGACTGGTTCAAGCTGATGCCAGTAACTCAAATAACCATTCGTTATTACCAAAGTATGAAGAGTATCTCTGAACCGAACACACACCAAACCTTGAAGCAGATGGGCGACAGCAACAGAAGGCCATCCCGGGCGCCACTGTTGTCAGCTAAGAACAGGGACTGAAGCTACAGTGGGCATGGCATCATCGAAATAGGAATAGAAGATTGGAAAACCGTTGCTGGCCTGAGGGGTATTAATACTCAGAGCAACATTCACATGGGTGGGGTCAGCATTTGTTGTAAACAAGAAAGCATGGATGATCCATGTTGCCTTGTATCAACCAGTCATGCTGGTGTTGGTGTAATGGTGTGGGAACTGTGTGATGCTGACATGTCAACATGGACTGAAATCTCAGGAATGTTTCCAGCACCATAAGGAAATGATGCCGCAAAGACTGAAGGCTATTCTGAAAGGAAAACTCAGTTCAACCCGGTGTTACACCCCTACTCCACCaaaatattccagaaagggccgagagggtgcaggttttctttgcaaccacccactccaacaggtgatttcactgattaagtgattccatctgctcaaagtgatgttaatcaatgaaatcacctggtggagtgggtggttgcaaagaaaacctgcactctctcagccctttctggaatcagttgaagACCTCTGCCTTACATGCTTCCTGACACATATAATGTTGAAGGAAGATATtttctatttgaaatggcataaacaaattaaaatgtgtgacataccaaggggccaaatactttttcaaggcaCTGTATTGTTGATTCACAATTTGTAGTCCAGTCAAGTCTTTGAGCATGTGATGGTGTCATGCCACAGACCTGCcacgggttctggatggcaaccacccatgcagacaGCCGATCCTTCTCCACATCTCTACCGCAGCCATGTGAAAAGTGAACATCTATCTCCTTGGAGCTTCTCCAGCTTCAATACTGAGGCACATCGTGCTGGACCATGCATGGAGAAAcactacatggccaaaatataGCCGATCCTTTGAAGAGACTGAATACCAAAGACACCAAAGTCCTCACCTTATGTCACTGGTTAGTTTTCTTTTATTTGGGTATGCAGCATGCACAGGGTGTGTATCAGCCCCATGATGTTATTCTTAATTATTGTGGAAACAGTGGACATTTGGCAAGAATCTCTTTTCCTGATTGGACAAATTGGATGAGGACTTGAAGACACATTTCTCAGGTTTTAATTCCAAAAGGAATCAGCTGTATATTTGGAAGCTTGGTGCTGTTGATGTTCAGCGAGCTCAGTATTTGTTGACTTATTGACTGACAGACTCACCGCTTCCTCAGCTTGTctcttgtagctcttcagctttGCCTGCAGCTTGTCTATGAGGTCCTGTAGGCGGACCAGGTTCTTCTTGTCCTCCTCGGCCTGCACACACAGCACAGAGGAATAATGATGTGCTCGTTCTTTGCAGCGTGACGTGTGGAGGAGCTGTGGCAAGCGGCTGCCGGTGTACCTGATAAGTCAGCTCTTTAATTCTCCTCTCATACTTGCGCACTCCTTTCTGATACTCCTGGCTCTTCTTCTGCTCAGATTCCAATTCAATCTCCAGCTCTTTGACCTGCCAGCGAGAACAGCGAGTGATCAGCCTGTTCGTTACTAATAACGACCAGCAGACACAATCTGATCATCCTTGATTTGAATTTTTCCCAGTATTCACCTTAGCCTCCAGTTTCTGGACTTGCTTCTTCCCACCCTTGAGGGCGATCTGCTCAGCCTCGTCCAGACGCATCTGCAGGTCCTTTATGGTTTGCTCCATGTTCTTCTTCATCCTCTCCAGATGGGCACTGGTGTCCTGCTCCTTCTTCAGTTCCTCGGCCATCATGGCTGCCTACAAACACACATCATCACAGTTAAAATGACACACTGTGGAACTCCAAGAACATCAACAGACCCCTTTTTAACGAACAAATAGGTGAAGTTGGCAGGTTAAGAGTTTTGGGTTATGACAACTCAATCTCAGGATGTGAAGGCAGTGAACAAAGTATGAAGATCCTTTTACTTTAAATGACTGTTTTATGCAAAATAGTGTTTATGTTCCCTTTACTGTTGCATATGGTTCTGTTTCACAATAAAGGAGCTATAAACCAGTTTGTTGCCACTAGATGTTGCACTAGCTCCTGCTTTTCTGGATCAAAACAAGACTTCCCACATCAGCTGCTTCCAAATGGAGCAGAAGGAACACCAGTTGGAGCCTTTTAACAGGTTGGACAGCATGTGGGAAAAGCCATATATATATTCTACTGTAGTCTGACCACATTTTAGCCTCTGAATGTGATTGTTGGGAAATTTCTGTGTTTCTCATTCTGTGACCTCGTGACCCAaaatactgcacattttccatcctgGCTGTTTAAACAAGGGAAAGAAAACATCagaaaacaacacacacagatgGAGTGTTGCTTCATTTTCTGCACAAGATACCATTAAGTTACTAAATTTTTATATAGAAAATAATTGTTAGTGGCTATATTAATGACACCTACatcagtgatggcttttttagCCTTGTCTTCTGCATTGCGGCACTCCTGGATGGCGTCGTCAACCTCAGTTGACAGCATGGACAGATCGTTCTCCAGCTTCTTCTTCTGGTTGATCAGCCCCGTGTTCTGGAACAAAGAGTCACTTTTGAGACtcatttccttttcttttccaGGAAAACTGTCTTCATATTCTTCAGTGATTCAGTTCAGTATTTTTTTGGACCTTCTTACCTGAGAGTGTAACAGGTTCACCCTCTCAGTGGACTCGAGCAGCTCATGCTCAGCAAGCTTACGCGAGCGGTCGTTTTGCTCCAGCAGTGCCCGGAGCTCCTCCACCTCAGCTGCCAGCAGGTTGTTTCGGCGCTCCGTCACTGCCATCTGCTCCTTCAGCTCCTCGTTCTGATGAATAGTCTCATCCAGCTCCAGCTGAAGATCCTGCACACATCAAGAAGGAAAACATGTTGATGGTGCTTTGTCTCAGTTCGTCTGACATGCAGGGTGAGGAACACCGGGATGGATGTACCTTGATTTGGACCTGCAGATTCCTCAGCAGTTTCTGGGACTCAGCTGCCTGTCTGTTAGCATGGTTGAGCTGCACCTCCATCTCATTCAGGTCACCCTCCATCTTCTTCCTCAGGCGCACCGCCTCGTTGCGAGACTTGGCCTCAGCATCCAAGGTGGCCTGCATGGACTCCAGTGTTCTCTGGTGGTTACGGCTACACAGTGGAAGAAAACATCAGGACGTGAAGAAGAGTGGTTGATTGGTGGAATTATTTCTATGTTTGGTGGTGAAATTTACCGCAGGTTGTCAATTTCCTCGTCCTTTTCTGCCAACTTTCTGTCCATATCAGCCTTCATCTGGTTCAGCTCCAGCTGGATCCGGAGAGTTTTGCTTTCTTCGTGCTCTAGAGTACCctgagtcagacagacagacggatggctcGTCTCAGTCCAAATTATCCCACAGAGCACAAACATGGAGGCATGACCTAAATCTGCAACTACTCacttcagcttcctccaaagcaGCTTGGATCTCACTCTTCTCCAGGTCCAGCCCTTTCTTTATCTTCTCCAGCTCGTTGATCATCTTCGCCCCCTGACTGATTTGATCTGACAGGTCAGTTATCTCctctgtggaggtggagaacaacaAGCAATTTGTCTTTCATGTTCCATCAGGGCACCAGAGAGGTGGGACACAACAGCTTGTACCTTGGAGGTTCTTGTTCTCCCTTTTGATGGTTTCCAAATGATCTAGGGTCTCCTCATAGGAGTTCTTCAGTTTGAAGAGCTCTGTGCTCAGACCACGGGACTCTTTCTGAGAACTCTCCAGCTCTGTCTGGCATTCCTCGTACTTCTGTTTCCACTCAGCCAGCACCTGGAGGACACAGTGGAACAGGTTTTAAGTTTCTTTTTCATAGCTGAGATTACTATGGAACAACGATCTTATTGCTATACAAAGCAGCATCATACTGCTGTAGGCCTTTTACAGCACCTTTTACAGTAGTGACACCACCATCCTGTAACACCAGAACCGGGGCTAGATGTCAATTCTGAtgttaccacatatgtatggatAACTAGCAAAGtgacattttgcagacatttgAGATGGCTTTGCCTCTGACAGTCCAGGGGCCTCACTTGTTTCATAGTAAAAGTATAGGTATGAGCAAAAGAAAATGGtgtacaaagaaacaaacaaaaaaatcaacctTGTAAAACTTTGCACACACCTTTGTAAATCACACATTACTTTGAATTGTGGGCACATGGACCTGCCTCATAACCCGCCTTGTACAAGCCCACAAACAACCACAGATGGTCAATGCACAAcacctcatgaatattcaaaCATACACGTGAAGTGTACTTATCATAAGAAttgaaaggaaggaaggaaggaacttTCATTTGAAAGGTCTATAAGTATCTGGACATCTCCTGTCCCATTACTGTCTTGATAATGACATGATTTCCACAGTTGTTATTGCTTAGCAACAGGCCAGTCATCATTTGgatatgcagacacacacacacacacatgcacgcacacacctgACTTTTGCATACATAAGATAAGATAATGAAGAAATGAACTATACTGTAGGACCCAAGAAATTTACAGTCTTTGAGGACATTCAAGATAGTGGTTGCCTTTAGGAAATTTATTGTGTGTCATTACCTTGTCAAAGTTCCGTTGCTTTTTGTCCAAAGCAGCTGCTGCAGCATTGGATCGCTCCAGGTCGATGAGAAGATCCTCGATCTCTGTCTGGAGTCTGTGTTTCGTCTTCTCGAGCGAGGAACACTTGGCATTGGAAGTTTCCACTGTCTCCTCAGCCTCTTGCAGACGTGTGACCAGCTTCTTCCTGTTTCAGAGCAAATGCATCAGTCACTCATACAAATGATCATCGTATAACACCCAGTTGTGTGAGTGAAGTGCGCTCTCACTCACTTGGCTTCCTCCAGCTCTTCAGTCCTCTGGATGGCATCAGTTTCATACTTCGTCCTCCACTGGGCCACCTCTGCATTAGCTTTGGACAGTGCCCTCTGCAGTTCAGCCTTGGCTTCCTGTTCCTCATCATACTGCTCTCTCAACAGGTCACAGTCATGTCTGGATGACTGCAGCGAGTGAGCCAGGGCATTCTTAGCCTACACGGACCAATCATGAGGATGGAGATCAGATAGATGGTTTAGAACAACTCCAAAACATGACTGCATTAGACAAAGAGACACAGTGATGAGGAGCAGACCTTATTTTCCTCCTCCAGCTGTTTCTTAAGTTCATCAACATTCTGGCTGAAGGAGTTCTTGGCACGTTGGAGCTGGGAGATCATGGATTCACGCTCTTCCAGCTTCCTGGTAACCTCGGCTACATGGAGGGAAACCAGCATGAACAAGCATTTATTACAGGTGTGTTACAatcgtttgtttatttgtttttttagattcatGATAAAAAGATGCCCCGTACCACTCTCGGCCTGTGCGCGGGGCCCTCTGGGTGTTGGCGTCATTGAGTTGCCTCTGGAGCTCTTCCACTTTGCTTTAGCTTCACTCAACTGATCTTCAAACAGACGGCACGTCTTCTCTGAAGTGGCCTGCAAACCAAAGTACAAGTCAGTGTCTCAAACACGggcctgggcccggtttcataaagcagtctaatctttaagTCTAtgaaacttacttagtcgactacagtTAGTCGACCAACATTATTGGTCTAATCATcatttcacatcgatggctaaacttgtacatTCGCTGTTTTACATGAATCAACAATTTTCATGGACATAGCGGCCTCACAAACActgttgccaagaaacgcctcaaATGTgctacagttttgtttactttcgggttggtccatctgctacaaacatggctgagTCCGCCACCTCAGAGGAGAAGCGCTCCTGACCTCGGcgtccgtaaacatctccaatggattattccagtcTCAGAACACCTGCTCTTGCTGCAAGTCTCTCTTTCCTTCCCCCTCCATCAACTGGTGGTACACGATAGCcgccttttttgaggtaagacactgaaattttgttgactaaaataagattagcctcctctgtaccaggctaaaaactttagtcgtgtaacgcaaaactttagctcgtgttttgtgcaacgactaacatAAAAAAAGCCAACTAAgtaagtgagtttattcaactaCACAAGATGACACTGCTTGATGAAACCGGCTCTGGTTTCGGTCTCGCAGTGGTTTGTCTACTTACCTTGCCTTTGGAGAGCTGCTCCACAGTGGAAGCCAGATCATCAACCTCCATCTTGGCCTCGCTCCTTTCCTTCTCCAGCTTCTGCTTGATGCGCTGCAGGCTGTCAATCTGCTCGCTCAGCTCTGCTACACTGTCGGCATGCTTCTTCCTCAGGGCTGCAGTGGTGGCCTCATGGTGCAGCATGGCTTCCTCCAGGTCTCGTCGAAGCTTCAGAAAATCAGTCTCTCTCTTCTTGTTGATCTCAATCTGGGCTGAGGTGGCTCCACCGGCCTCCTCCAGACGCTCGCTTAGCTCCTCCAGCTCACGAGCCACATCACCACGCTGCTTCTCCACTTTGGCCCTGCAAGCCCTGTCAGCTTCCAGCTCCTCCTCTAACTCCTCTGAACGAGCCTACGGGAAAGCGACACTTAGTGACTACATCGTGACAGTGTTCCTGTTGCGGTAAAGTTTGAGCAGCTTGAATGTCCACCTGTAGCTCCTTTATCTTCTTCTGCAGCTGGTTGACTATGGCTTGCTCATCTTCAATCTTTGAGCTCATCGCATTCATTTCAAAGTCTTTTCTGAGGGGACATTATAGGTTAGATCACACTGACTGCACAAAACCAGGACAAGATCATTCTTTTTTTGGCGGTGGCACGTTAGTGCTCACTTTTTCAGCCTCTCTTCAAGCTGCTGCTTGTCGTTTTCCAGGTCCATGACAGATTCCAAGGACATTTTGAGATCACCCTCTAGCTTACGTCTGACTCGTTCCAGGTCCATGCGCAGCTTCTTCTCTTGTTCCAGAGAGCCCTCCAACTGATTCAGATAACAACAATAAGATGCTTTTCTTATGACATATATCATCAGTCAGTTAGCACATGGCCTCATCTGTACAACCAATCTGATTTTATTCGTtcctttttttaactttatgtttgataaataacaaaaactTACATCATCTACTTGTTGCTCCAATTTGGTCTTGGCTTTGGTCAGAGAATTGACTTTGTCTTCCTCTGCCTGCAGGTCATCTAGAGTCTGCTGGTGAGCCTCCTGCAGAGCCTTCTTCTCTTTGGTCAGCTTCATAATGTTTTCATCCAAAGCTGCCATTTCCTCAATCAGGTTCTTCACCTGCAAGCAAAAAGAAAAGATTTAAGTTTGGGTTTTaattaaaaaccaaaaaaacttCAAAGTTCTAGATTTCGTCAACTGAGAATTAACAGTCTTTATTTAAGCCTTGGTCTTGTGGGTTTGTGGCTTGACTATAACACTGTCATAATGGGATAACACAGTGGGTCATGTGATCCACCACCCACAGCCAGAAGACATGGATTTAGATTTAGAAACATAAGATGGTACTTATTACTGAAAAGTCGTTTTAATAGACAGTGAATGGTCTGGAATGTTTTGAAGGGTCAGCCAAACTTTCAACCTTCAATGTTAATGAAAGCATTGCTCTTGACGTGAGCGTACTGGCAAATAGACCtaattaaaattaaatgaaaattcacaaacagacagacagacttttGTTACCCCAAATTGTTCAAAAGTCAAGTTCGTAGAGGTCCGTCGGCAAAATTAATGGCCCTGTCTGACATGCAGTCTAATCACAGATCAGAGCCTCCAAATGGTCGCTAGAACAGTGGTTACTGAATTCAAGGTTTTTCCTCTGCTCTTGGACCTTGTTAACTCTCAGTTAGTTTATGCTTTCTAAAACAAACATGACATTTGAGAACTGAAAAGCCAGATGGTCCATTTTTGGCTCTCCTCACCTTGTTCTCTGTGGCGTGTTTCTCCTTTTCCACTTTGGCCAAGGTGATCTCCAGATCATCTATGTCTTTCTTCAGCTCAGCACACTCATCCTCCAGCTTACGCTTCTTGGCGAGCACATTGGCGTTCATCTCCTCCTCATCCTCCAGCCTCTCCAATAGTTCTTTAACTTTGGCCTCCAGCTGGATCTTAGTTTTAATGAGAAGGTCACATCGGTCCTCAGCATCCGCCAAATTGTCCTGCTCCTATAGATACAATGAAAACAAGACATCAAAAAGAAACAtcagtgaaatgtttgaaaattcttAATCCTGGATTGTTTCTTCATCAGGAGTTCCACTTACTGCCTGCAGCTGCAGAGACAGGTCATTCTTCTCTTGGATCAGGCTGACCTGCCTCTCCTCCAGCTCTTTCCGCTTTGCCTCAGATTTTTCCAGGGCCTCCTTCAGTTTTGCCATCTCCTCTTTTAGAGCAGCCAGCTCTTTTTCAGTGGCGGCGCTCTTCAGAAGAGGCTTGATtttgaagaagagcttcatccagGGCCAGTGCTTGACAGCGTAGAAGGCCCGGATGTTCCACTGGATGATCAACAAAGCATTCCtgaaaacatgaaggaaaaaTATCAGTAGACCTTTTAACCTCCCTTATATGGCGTAGGATTAACATTATTTAGCACACTTTGTTGTAAATCATTTTGAAACATTACATGGTTGGAAATTACATGTGTGATAAAGGATAAAACAAAACATAGAGCTGAGGGTGTCACACGTTATCGTGCCATTTCAGCAGCTGGACTTTGAGGAGAATATAATGCATAAAGAGGTCAGTTTTCATAAAAGAAGAAAAGCAGGGACACAGTTGATGTGGATGGAAGAGATACAgaataattttcattgttacctgaggccatcaaatgtggccatcgggtattgcaaaggctctgtgtgtctttctgtgtgtct
It encodes:
- the myh7ba gene encoding myosin, heavy chain 7B, cardiac muscle, beta a isoform X2, encoding MSRLDLKEFGEAAPFLRKSEMELLAMFNVAFDGKKRAWIPDDKEAYIEIEIKELSGDKVIVETKDGKTLTVKDGDIQQMNPPKFDMIEDMAMLTHLNEASVLFNLRRRYSHWMIYTYSGLFCVTVNPYKWLPVYTAPVVAVYKGKRRSEVPPHIYSIADNAYNDMLRNRENQSMLITGESGAGKTVNTKRVIQYFAIVAALGETSAKKGQGPATKTGGTLEDQIIEANPAMEAFGNAKTIRNDNSSRFGKFIRIHFGPTGKLASADIDIYLLEKSRVIFQQPGERSYHIYYQIMSQKKPELLDMLLVSSNPYDYHFCSQGVTTVENLDDGQELMATDHAMDILGFLPDEKYGCYKIVGAIMHFGNMKFKQKQREEQAEADGTESADKASYLMGVSSADLIKGLLHPRVKVGNEYVVKGQNVEQVTYAVGALAKATYDRMFKWLVGHINRTLYTALPRQFFIGVLDIAGFEIFELNSFEQLCINFTNEKLQQFFNHHMFILEQEEYKREGIEWTFIDFGLDLQACIDLIEKPLGIMSILEEECMFPKATDSSFKAKMFDNHLGKSPNFQKPRPDKKRKYEAHFELVHYAGVVPYNIFGWLDKNKDPLNETVVLCFQKSSNKLLASLYENYISSDTVSEIKPGVKEKRKKAASFQTVSQLHKENLNKLMTNLRSTQPHFVRCIIPNETKTPGRIDPFMVLHQLRCNGVLEGIRICRKGFPNRIFYAEFKQRYRILNPHAIPEDKFVDSRKAAEKLLASLDIDHSQYRFGHTKVFFKAGLLGHLEELRDERLAKLLTLLQAAARGKIMRMELQRLTLKTNALLIIQWNIRAFYAVKHWPWMKLFFKIKPLLKSAATEKELAALKEEMAKLKEALEKSEAKRKELEERQVSLIQEKNDLSLQLQAEQDNLADAEDRCDLLIKTKIQLEAKVKELLERLEDEEEMNANVLAKKRKLEDECAELKKDIDDLEITLAKVEKEKHATENKVKNLIEEMAALDENIMKLTKEKKALQEAHQQTLDDLQAEEDKVNSLTKAKTKLEQQVDDLEGSLEQEKKLRMDLERVRRKLEGDLKMSLESVMDLENDKQQLEERLKKKDFEMNAMSSKIEDEQAIVNQLQKKIKELQARSEELEEELEADRACRAKVEKQRGDVARELEELSERLEEAGGATSAQIEINKKRETDFLKLRRDLEEAMLHHEATTAALRKKHADSVAELSEQIDSLQRIKQKLEKERSEAKMEVDDLASTVEQLSKGKATSEKTCRLFEDQLSEAKAKWKSSRGNSMTPTPRGPRAQAESAEVTRKLEERESMISQLQRAKNSFSQNVDELKKQLEEENKAKNALAHSLQSSRHDCDLLREQYDEEQEAKAELQRALSKANAEVAQWRTKYETDAIQRTEELEEAKKKLVTRLQEAEETVETSNAKCSSLEKTKHRLQTEIEDLLIDLERSNAAAAALDKKQRNFDKVLAEWKQKYEECQTELESSQKESRGLSTELFKLKNSYEETLDHLETIKRENKNLQEEITDLSDQISQGAKMINELEKIKKGLDLEKSEIQAALEEAEGTLEHEESKTLRIQLELNQMKADMDRKLAEKDEEIDNLRRNHQRTLESMQATLDAEAKSRNEAVRLRKKMEGDLNEMEVQLNHANRQAAESQKLLRNLQVQIKDLQLELDETIHQNEELKEQMAVTERRNNLLAAEVEELRALLEQNDRSRKLAEHELLESTERVNLLHSQNTGLINQKKKLENDLSMLSTEVDDAIQECRNAEDKAKKAITDAAMMAEELKKEQDTSAHLERMKKNMEQTIKDLQMRLDEAEQIALKGGKKQVQKLEAKVKELEIELESEQKKSQEYQKGVRKYERRIKELTYQAEEDKKNLVRLQDLIDKLQAKLKSYKRQAEEAEEQANTNLSKYRKLQHELDDAEERADMAESQVNKLRVRSRDQGGKLAE